Below is a window of Culturomica massiliensis DNA.
AATCTGGATTCTCTTTATCGCGCTAAGAAAAAGGAATATGGAATTGAGGAGTAGTTTTAATGTCTGCGTGGTTATAAGCCTTTTGTGACGATTATGGAAACAGAGGAAACTTTAACGTTTAGCATATGAAGAAAAATGTAATTTGGCTGTTGGGGATTGTGTCGATCGGAGCAGTGATCTGGTGGTTATTTTCGGATGATTACGATAGTGGTAAACCGACAGAATTTTATAAAATAGAAGAAAATAAGACAGATAGAGTTTCTTACGAAATTTATGTTGTACATAATGCACCTTACGATACTTTGGAGATAAAAAAAGTAATTGAGAAATTTAATCTGGAAACCTGGTCAATCGATTCGTTAAAAAAATATGGTGGTGGAGGGCGTTTGTTTTATCGTGAAACGAAATACATGACCCGCCATTTTAAAGAGGGTGTTCCCTACGATCCTGAATATAGTTCGTGGGATAACACCCAGGATTATAGAAATCACGACGATGATATTTTAATGACAACTGGCTATTCAATAAATCCAGCAGGCAATGGGAAATGTTATTATTACTATTGGCTTTATTGGAATTATGGAAAAAACATCAGTGCGATGTATGATAACAGAATGCGAATTATATTTTACAATCTGGATTCCCTTTATTGCGCTAAGAAAAAGGAATATGGAATTGAGAATTAGTTTTAATGTCTGAGTGGTTATAAGCCTTTTGTGACGATTATGGAAACAGAGGAAACTTTAACGTTTAGCATATGAAGAAAAAGGTTATTTGGCTGTTGGGGGTTGTGTCGATCGGAGCAGTGATCTGGTGGTTATTTTCGGATGATTACGATAGAGGTAAACCGACAGAATTTTATGAAATAGAAGACGGGATTTTTGTAGTGCATAATGCACCTTATGATACTTTAGAAATAAAAAAAGTAATTGAGAAATTTAATCTGGAAACCTGGTCAATCGATTCGTTAAAAAAATATGGTGGCGGAGGGCGTTTGTTTTATCGTGAAACGAAATACATGACCCGCCATTTTAAGGAGGGTGATCCTTATGATCCGGAATACAGTTCGTGGGATAACACCCAGGACTATAGAAATCATTTTAAGGATATTTTAATGACGACATCGTATAGTATAAACCCTGTAGGTGATGGGGATTGTTATTATAGATACTGGTTGTATTGGAATTATTGGAACAATATTGACGCAAAGTATGATAATGAAGTTGAGATTGTATTTTATAATCTGGATTCCCTTTATTGCGCTAAGAAAAAGGAATATGGAATTGAGGACTAGTTTTGTTAAAATATAATTGTGATGGTTATAAATCATGACTATTTTATTCGCTTTTGATAGAAGGCAGAGGATAATGCAGATAAGGAGAAAGATATTAAGGAATGGAACTTTTTGGGTGGTTATTGTTTAAAAATGAAAGAATTTTATTACATTTGCGTTATAATTTATTATTTATATGGATTTAGAGATCAAAAATATATTCCAGGGCATTGCTTTGGTCGGGGAAGAAGAGCAATTTGATTTATTGATAAAAGGAAAACATTACCGCATAGACCGGATTGTTTCTTCGGGGCATAGTTCGCCCCAGGGGTTTTGGTATGATCAGGAAGACGACGAGTGGATTATGCTGATTCAGGGGAAGGCTGTGCTGGAAATTGAGGACAAGCTGGTAGAATTGAAAGCGGGAGATTATTTATTTTTACCGAAAAATTGCAGACACAGGGTGGAAAAAACGAGTGTAGACCCGGCATGTGTATGGCTTTGTTTTTTCGCTATTGAATAAGAGGTGAGATGAAAAAGAAGATGAAAATTACTACGGAGGATTATATCCGGATGAACCGGAAGATCAGCCGGGAAGAAGAGATTGCCCGGCATGGGCATCCGATTGGTTTTAAGCGGGTGTTTAAATCCCGGAAAGTATATGACCGTAAAAGGAGTAAGGCAGATCTGAATAAGGATTTGCCTTATTTTTTTGAAAATATATTGAATGGGTGTTTATCGGTTTTTCTTCCGGACGATATAGGGGGGAAAGGAATAAAGGCTTAATTTTGTAGAAACTGAAAAAACAGAAGATATGTGGAAACTAATTTTTAAGAGTACGATATTCAAACTTTTACTGGCAGTTGCCATCGGTATTGTAGCCGGCTTTTTCGTAAATGAAGGTTTTATGAATGTAGTGGTGACTGTAAAATATATTCTGGGGCAATTGATCTTTTTTATGGTGCCTTTGATTATTCTCGGTTTTATATCTTCTTCGATTGCCCGGATGAAGGGTAATGCTTCCCGTATGTTGGGCAGTGCATTGGGGTTGGCTTATTTTTCTTCTGTAGGAGCTGCTTTTTTTGCCCTGGTGCTCGGGTATTGGCTGATTCCTCTTTTGTCTGTGGAGCCCGCTACCGAAGGGTTGAAGGAGATTCCGCCGCTGGTGTTCCGGCTGGATATACCTCCTGTTATGAGCGTTATGAGTGCTTTGGTACTTTCGATTATGATCGGTTTGGCTACGGTGTGGACAAAATCGGAAGTTTTCGGCAATATACTCGATAATTTTCAGAAGATGGTGTTGTTGCTGATTAACCGTATTCTCATTCCGGTGCTCCCGTTTTTTATTGCGGCAAACTTTTGTGCCTTGAGTTATGAAGGCTCGATTACGCGGCAACTGCCTGTTTTTATCGGGGTCATGGGTATTGTATTGGTCGCTCATTTTATCTGGCTGACGTTTCTGTATCTTTCGGCCGGACTTGTCAGCCGTAAGAATCCCTGGCTGGTGTTGAAATATTATGGTCCGGCCTACCTGACGGCTGTCGGGACGATGTCGTCGGCGGCAACATTGGCTGTGGCCTTGAAATGTGCCAAGAAAAGTCCGGTTTTAAAAGATGAGGTGGTAGATTTTGCCGTTCCTCTGTTTTCCAATATTCACCTTTGCGGTTCTATTCTGACAGAGGTTTTTTTTGTCATGACGGTGTCTTTGATGTTATACGGTACTTTACCTGCCGTTTCCGTGATGGTTTTGTTTATTTTATTGCTCGGAATTTTTGCTATCGGTGCTCCGGGTGTGCCCGGAGGGACTGTTATTGCTTCTCTGGGTATCGTTGTTTCGATTTTGGGATTCGACGAGGCGGGTACTGCCTTGCTGCTGACCATATTCGCTTTGCAGGACAGTTTCGGCACGGCATGTAATATTACCGGTGACGGTGCTTTGACTTTGATCCTGACTAAAATCGACAAGTAAGACGCTGATTTCGGATACCGACGGGGGACGGTTTGGCATTGTTTTTGCATATATAAAGCATTTTTAATAAAATTATGTGCATGGGTTTTATTTTGGAAACCTATACTTATTAGTTTTCGTTCTATAGAGAAAAATGCTTGAGAGATGAAATGCTTATTGAACATGCGGTCGGTTGTCCGGTGCTTTTTGCTGTTTTATGTCGTACCGGTGTATGCCCAGAAGGAAAGAGTGGAGTTAATCGGATATGGAGATATGGATAAATGGATGGTACGGAAGGTCGAGGAGTCTTTTGTGATAGGGGGAAATACCAAATATTTGTATGAGATTGCCAGTGGGGATACTTTACTGCATAATACGCCTTATAAAAATACGGATTCGCCCTGGGCGACTTCTTCGGTAATGGCCAAGGTAAGCGGAGTGGTAAAGACAAGTCTTACGGTTTTTCCGGAAAAGCGGGGAGACGGTTATTGTGCCCGTTTGGAAACCCGGATGGAGACTTGCAAGGTGTTGGGATTGTTTAATATACGGGTTGTGGCGAGTGGTACGGTATTTTTAGGACAAATGGTGGAACCCATTACGGATACTAAAAATCCGCAGAGTAAGCTGATATCGGGTATTCCTTTTACGGGACGGCCGATAGCCCTGATGTACGATTATAAGGTCATAACGGGAGGACTGCGCACCTATGCTTCCGGTTTCGGAAAACCTGAGCCTCGGAAGGACAGGGATATGGCCGAAACTTCCATGTTGTTGCAGCATCGTTGGGAAGATGCCGCCGGAAATGTTTATGCCCGCCGGGTGGCTACGGCCTGGAAGCATTACGAGCAATCGGAAACCGATTGGCAAACCGATTATCGTCTGCCGGTGTATTACGGTGATATTACTTCCGAGCCCTATTATGAAAATTATATGGGGTTGATAAACGGAGAGCATGCTTATTATACCCGTAACAGCAAGGGAAAGATTGTGCCGATTCAGGAAATAGGCTGGGGAAGTCCGGATGAAGAGATTACTCATATCGTGCTGCAATTTTCGTCCAGTAACGGCGGTCCTTATATCGGAAGTCTGGACAGTAAGTTTTGGGTCGATAATGTCAGATTGGTGTATTGATTTTTCGGTATTTTTGCTTTGAATTTTGAGTATTGGGTATGGATTTGGAAGAAATATACCGTTTGGCTGTGGATTTTCGCCGTTATTTTCACCGGAAACCGGAAGTAGCAGAACAGGAATACGAAACACAGGCTTATATTACCGATGTGTTGCAACGTTATGGGATTGCGTATACAACTGTCGGTACGGGAATTATTGCCCGTGTGGGGCAAGGGGCACTTTGTGTCGCTTTACGGGGAGAGATGGATGCTTTACGGGTGAAGGAAGCGACCGGTTTGCCTTTTGCTTCTGAAAACGAAGGGGTGATGCATGCCTGTGGGCATGATATGCATTTGGCGATGGTGTTGGCGGTGACGATAGCTTTAAAGCAACAGGAACCGCTGTTACAAAAAACCGTGAAAATCGTTTTTCAACCGAGTGAGGAAAAGCGTCCCGGCGGTGCCCGTCTGTTGTTGCCTGAATTATTGAAAGATCCGGTGCCCCGGGCGATTTTTGCGCAGCATGTTTATCCCGGTTTACCGACGGGGTACGTGGGAGTGCGTTCCGGTGCTTTTTTCGCTTCTTCGGATAATATTATTTTCTCAGTAGAGGGAAAAGGAACCCATGCGGCGATGCCCCAGAACGGTTCGGACCCGATTTTGGCAACGGCCTGTCTGATTCAGTTTTACCAGACGTTGGTGACGAAATTCCGTAATCCGCTTACACCTGCCGTAGTTTCTGTGACTTCCGTACACGGAGGCACTGCTAACAACGTAATTCCTGACCGGGTGGATGTCAAAGGAACGGTACGTACACACGATAATGAATTACGGGACCGGATTTTTGAGTTGATAGATGAGAAGTCGGAAGCGATCTGCGGACTTTACGGATGTCGGTTTAAACGGGATAAAACGATGAACGGTCTGCCTGTGCTGATGAATGACCGGCTGCTGACAGAACAATTTGTCGGGAGAGCCGGATATCTTTTGGGACAGGAACATGTCCGTCTGATGGAACCTTTGACTTTGGGAGAAGATTTCGCTATTTATCTGCAATCGATACCCGGTGTGATGTGGGTGTTGGGGGTGTGTCCGCCGATACAGGATGCGATGCCTCCCTTGCATAATCCCGGTTTTTCTCCGGATGAAGAAGCTATGCGCACAGGCATTGTGATGTTGCTGGATTGTGTGAATCGTTTTCCGGTGAATTAATCGGGTATTTCTTTTCGTCAGACCGTCGGGAATTTTATACCTTTGGGCCCGTCTAAAATATTGCATTATGTTTATAAAGTTTAAAAAAATCCGGGAAAGGTTCCGGAAGGCTGTCGTATTTTCGCCGGTGGAAGCCGTTGTTTCGTCGGTGTATTTTCTTACAGCCGTTGTCAGTTATTATCAGCATATCGGTTATGATGATTTTCTGGGATCTTTTCCCATCTGCTTTTGCCTGATTTATGCTGTGAACAGGTTTAGCAGGGGAACCGGATGGCGTTGGCTGTATTATATATCGGTTTTGAGTATCGGGGGATTTTGGGCCTGGAATTTACGACTGACGGATTCGATATACTGGATAACTCTGATTGTCAGTCAATTGTTGGTATTATTGAGTGCGCGAGCTGCGGATAATGATGCTTTTGTCCGGAATGGCTTGTGTTATGTCCGGAATATGGTGGCGGCGACGGTATTGGCTCTGGTGGGCTGGTTGCTGGCCTGGGCGATTTATGCTTCGGTGACGTATATTTTCGATTTGTCTGCGAATTATCGTATAATGGTGTACATCAGTCAGGGTGTCTGGTTTATGGTGGCGCCGATATTGTTTTTAATGTTCGGTATACGTCAGAACCAGGAATTCATAGCCAATTCCTTTTTGGACGTTTTGTTGAATTTTATCGTTACTCCGGCATTGATGATCTACAATTTGATTTTGTATCTGTATTTTGTAAAAATTGCCGTGGTGTGGTCGTTGCCGAAAGGGGGAGTTGCCTATATGGTTCTGGCCTTTATACTTTTATTGCTGGCGGTAAAGTCCATACAGCCTGTGTTACGCCGCCGGTATTACGATTGGTATTATCGTTTTTTCAGTTTGTGGGTGGTGTTGCCTCTGGCGATGTTGTGGATCAGTGTACTGTTCCGGGTAGGTGAGTATGGCTGGACGGAATGGAGGGTTTATCTGATGCTGTCTGCGTGTATGGCTACCTTTACGGCGGTGTTATTTATGATTCCCCGCTGGAGTAACTACAAATGGGTGGTATTGGGGGTTTTGGCGACGCTTGCCGTATTTACCTATATTCCGGGAATAAATGCGGGTGATTTGGGTTTGCGTTCTCAGGAGAACCGGATCAGGACGGTATTGTATCCGGAAACGGGAGAAAGATGGAATGACGGTACCGACTCGGTGGTTTCGGCCCGGTATATGATGTTGTATAATTCTTCCAGGTATGTTCAAAGTCGCAAAAGTGCTGAATATATGCGGGAGCGTTTCGGATTCGATTGCGAGTATCTGGAAGAGAATATTCCCGAAAAGGTGAAAGACGATTGGGGATGGAATGGTGTTGACGATGAAATGTTATATCTGGTGTATCCTTACGGTGCGACGTTTGATATCAGCGGGTTCGACAGTTTGCGGCAGATTCTCAATAATGCAGTCGGGGGAGGTGTGTATTATGAATTTGAGGACAACAGATTCCGGCTTATCAGCCGATCGGATACGTTGGTAGATGTAGATATTCATTTTTTGCTGAAAGAAAAGCTGGCAGAAGTAGGGGTAGATACGACCGGCGGTTTGTCGCAGGAACAGGTCGGGGAGTTTCACGAATTTTTGTGTACGTACGATATCGGCAGGCTGCGGGTTATTTTTGGGGAAATCTGTATCGATGAGAAAGATATGGCAATTATCAGCCTTTCGCCCAGGTTTTTGTTGACGCGGAAGAAGATGAAATAAGTGGGAAGGGGGATTTTTGATTTTTGATTTACGATTTACGATTTACGATTTTTGATTTGCGATTGCGATTTCAGATTTTTGATTTACGATTTTGATAGGTCTGCGGATTTCGCCGGTATGTACGGGTTATTCATTAGGAGTATATCGGCGAAATCTGCAGGTTATATTCCGGTTATTCATCGGTGAGTAGCAGCAGGAAAGTTACGATAGCCGCTTCTTCTTCGGGGCTGAGGCCGAGATTACCCAATTCGTCATAGTTAACGGTTGCAGGGTATTCGGCCGGTGGAAATTCATTGCTTACATCGCGTACGTTGTAGAAATGTACGATCTCTTCCAACGTTTTGAAGTAACCGTTGTGGCCGTAAGGTGCGGTAAGGGCGATATTACGTAATGTCGGTACCCGGAATTTTCCGTTTTCGGTGCTGTCGTTGACGATGGCTCCCAGGCCCAGGTCGATATAGGACTCACCCTGGATGTTGTATTCGGCCGGCAGGGTGAAATAAGGGTTTTCCGGATTACGCGGGATGCCCAGGTTGTCGTACGTATGATCGGTAAATAGTACTTTTCCGGCTTTCGGATCGGGAGTCAGTATATGGCATTCGGCGCATAATGCTTTTTTCTCGAATAGTTCCAATCCTTCTTTTTCTTGCTTTGTCAGGTGGTATTTTCCGGCCAGATAAGCGTCGTATTTGGAAGAAAACGGATTTACTTCCGCCGAACTTTGATAGGCTGCCAGAGCATCGGTGATGTGGGCGTAGAGGGTGTCACTGTTATCCGTTTCGCCGTATATGGCCGTCAGTTCCGGGTAATAAGGAGCTTGTCTTATTTTTCGGGTAATCATAAGGTGGTCGGTGTTGCCCATTTCCAGCGGATTGACAAAAGGCTGGCCGGCTTGTGCCTGCAGGTCGTTGACGCGCCCGTCCCAGAACAGACCGCCTATATAGGTTTCTTCTTCCTGGTCGTAAGATAGTGCAGGGACAAATGACGAATAACAGATTGTCATGGAATTGCGGTTGCTGAACAGACCTTTGACGGCTCCTTCCGAAATAGGACGGGAAAGGGTGTCGGCAAACCCGTTGGCGGGGGTATGGCAGGTGGCACAGGATTGTCCCGGCGGGTTTGATAAGGCCGTGTCGAAAAAGATCAGTTTACCTAACTGTTCTTTGGGGGTAAGCTTACGGGGCTGCTCTTCCCGGCATGCGCTTAGCAAAACGAACAGGCAGCATAAAAGTATATAGGAATTTCTCATGTCGGTTTATTTTCCGTAAAAATAGATTGAAAAAATAAAATATCCAAAATGGAAAGGGTGAGAACGATAATTTTAAAAAATTATTGTATAACTTCGAAAGCTATTTTCTTTCTTCTTTTATAAAGAAATGAGCTTAACTACGGCTATATGAAAAAACGATTTTTCTTTCTGTGTTGTTTTGGCCTCTGTTTTTTGCTGGGAGGCTTTATGGTTTGCCACTGGCAAAGCGGAATGGCTCAGACTCAGCAGGATCGTTTACAAACGGCTTTGAAGCAGGTGAGAGGTGTTTTTGATGATGTGGTACGGGTGATGGGACTTTCCGATTATCCGAAAGCGGTGGAGTTGTCGTATCAATTACTGGGACAAATCGAAGATGAGCCGGCTTTTAAACCCTATATTAAAAAGCAATTGAAAAGCCGGGTATATTATAATTTGGCTTGTGCCTATGCGTTGGCCGGAGAAAGAAAGAAGGCCGCAGAGGTTTTGGGTGAATCACTGGAAAACGGTTTCGACGATTATGAACACATCATGACGGATACGGACTTGAATCCCATCCGCGAAGAGGCTGAATTTAAAAAATTATTGCAGGGATTGCGTCAGAGCCGGGATTATGTGACTATGTTGCAAAAGGCTTTCTATACGGGCGTATCGTTTTCTGATACGTTGCGTTTTACTTATCAGCCGGAGGATGATCCGGAGTTGGCAGAGATCCGGAAATATTTTAATCTGGATAGTATTGCCGGGGAGGGAGATGAGATCAGCCGGATAAAGAATTTATTGGCATGGGTGCATAATGCCGTAAGGCATGATGGGAATTCGTATAGTCCGGAACAGCGGAATGCCATTGATTTGATCCGGATTTGCCGGACGGAAAACCGGGGGATCAATTGCCGGATGATGGCTATTATCCTGAACGAATGTTATCTGGCTATGGGATTTCCTTCCCGTTTTGTAACCTGTTTGCCGAAATCAGAGACCGATACTGATTGTCATGTCATTACCATCGTATATTCGCGCATGCTGCACAAATGGATTTGGATGGACCCTACTTTTAAGGCTTACGTATCGGATGAAGACGGGATGTTACTGGGGATTGCGGAAGTCCGGGAAAGACTGGTGATGGGAAAACCTTTGGTGCTGAATGAGGATGCCAATTGGAATAACCGTACCCGGCAAACGAAGGAAAGCTATCTGGACCGGTATATGGCAAAAAATCTGTATTGGTTCGAATGTACGAAAGACAGCCGGAGAGATGTGGAGTCGGTGGATGGTAGGCCTTCGGAATATGTGAGCTTGTTACCTAAAGATTTCAGACATAAATATGCTTCCGGATACATGACTTCAAATCCGGATTACTTTTGGCAAACTCCTGAATAGTGGAATTATTCAGAAAAAGATACGTTAAATTTCTAAATGATATGAACACAAAATTGTATTTACCTGTGCTTGCATTGGCTTTGACTACGGTTGCCTGTGGAGGCGGAAAAAAAGATGTTGCCGGTATTGATCCGGCGAATTTGGATACTACGGTTATGCCGGGTACCGATTTTTACCAATATGCCTGTGGCGGATGGATGAAAGCTCATCCGTTGACGGCTGAATATGCCCGTTTCGGATCGTTCGACCTGTTAGCAGAGAACAATCGGGAGCAATTGAAATCGTTGATCGGGGAGTTGGCTGCCAAACCGGAAGCCCCGGGGAGCGTAGCCCAGAAGATCGGAGACCTTTATAATGTAGCTATGGATTCGGTGAAATTGAATGCCGACGGGGTGGAACCGATCCGGGGAGAACTGGAAAAGATCGCTGCGATAACGGATGTAAAAGAGATGTCGGAGATTGTGGCGGAGATGCGCCGTAAAGGATTCGATGCCTATTTTGTACTTGGTGTCGGGGCAGATGAAAAGAACAGTGCGATGAATATTGTATATGCTTACCAAAGCGGGATGAGTCTGGGCGAGCGGGAGTATTATCTGGATAACGACGATCATACCAGAGAGATTCGGGAGAAATACCGGGAACATGTCGCCAATATGTTCCGTCTGGCCGGGTTTACGGACGAGGAAGCCCGGAAGGATGCCGATGCTGTTTTGAAGGTGGAAACGATGTTGGCTGAAGCGGCTTACGATAACGTAAAGTTACGTGATCCTCAGGCGAATTACCACAAGATGAAGGTGACCGATCTGAAGCGGGAAGTTCCCGGTATCGACTGGGATGTATATCTGGCTGCTGCCGGGTTGGGAGGCATAGAAGAACTGAATGTCGGACAGCCGGAAGTTTTAAAGGCTGTTGCCGATATCTGGAACAAATTGCCTTTAAACGAACAGAAAGCGTATCTGCAATGGAAGGTGCTTGATGAAGCCGGTTCTTATCTGAGCGATGCCTTTGCTGCCGAGAGTTTCGATTTTTACGGTAAAACCTTGTCGGGACAGCAGCAGATCAAGCCGCGTTGGAAGAGAGCTGTCGGGACGGTGAACGGTGTACTCGGTGAAGCTGTCGGACAAATGTATGTGGAGAAATATTTCCCGGCTGCTGCTAAGGAGCGCATGACCGCATTGGTGGCTAATTTACAGTCGGCTTTGGGAGAGCGCATTAAAAATTTGACCTGGATGAGCGAGGAAACCAAGGCGAAGGCTCTGGAAAAACTCTCGACTATTTATGTGAAGGTGGGATATCCCAACAAATGGCGTGACTATTCAGGATTGGAAATTAAGGATGATTCCTACTGGGGAAATATCATGCGTTCGAATGAATTCGATTATAATTATATGATCGCTGACGCCGGTAAACCGGTTGACCGGGA
It encodes the following:
- a CDS encoding cupin domain-containing protein yields the protein MDLEIKNIFQGIALVGEEEQFDLLIKGKHYRIDRIVSSGHSSPQGFWYDQEDDEWIMLIQGKAVLEIEDKLVELKAGDYLFLPKNCRHRVEKTSVDPACVWLCFFAIE
- a CDS encoding dicarboxylate/amino acid:cation symporter, producing MWKLIFKSTIFKLLLAVAIGIVAGFFVNEGFMNVVVTVKYILGQLIFFMVPLIILGFISSSIARMKGNASRMLGSALGLAYFSSVGAAFFALVLGYWLIPLLSVEPATEGLKEIPPLVFRLDIPPVMSVMSALVLSIMIGLATVWTKSEVFGNILDNFQKMVLLLINRILIPVLPFFIAANFCALSYEGSITRQLPVFIGVMGIVLVAHFIWLTFLYLSAGLVSRKNPWLVLKYYGPAYLTAVGTMSSAATLAVALKCAKKSPVLKDEVVDFAVPLFSNIHLCGSILTEVFFVMTVSLMLYGTLPAVSVMVLFILLLGIFAIGAPGVPGGTVIASLGIVVSILGFDEAGTALLLTIFALQDSFGTACNITGDGALTLILTKIDK
- a CDS encoding PCMD domain-containing protein, whose amino-acid sequence is MKCLLNMRSVVRCFLLFYVVPVYAQKERVELIGYGDMDKWMVRKVEESFVIGGNTKYLYEIASGDTLLHNTPYKNTDSPWATSSVMAKVSGVVKTSLTVFPEKRGDGYCARLETRMETCKVLGLFNIRVVASGTVFLGQMVEPITDTKNPQSKLISGIPFTGRPIALMYDYKVITGGLRTYASGFGKPEPRKDRDMAETSMLLQHRWEDAAGNVYARRVATAWKHYEQSETDWQTDYRLPVYYGDITSEPYYENYMGLINGEHAYYTRNSKGKIVPIQEIGWGSPDEEITHIVLQFSSSNGGPYIGSLDSKFWVDNVRLVY
- a CDS encoding M20 metallopeptidase family protein; translated protein: MDLEEIYRLAVDFRRYFHRKPEVAEQEYETQAYITDVLQRYGIAYTTVGTGIIARVGQGALCVALRGEMDALRVKEATGLPFASENEGVMHACGHDMHLAMVLAVTIALKQQEPLLQKTVKIVFQPSEEKRPGGARLLLPELLKDPVPRAIFAQHVYPGLPTGYVGVRSGAFFASSDNIIFSVEGKGTHAAMPQNGSDPILATACLIQFYQTLVTKFRNPLTPAVVSVTSVHGGTANNVIPDRVDVKGTVRTHDNELRDRIFELIDEKSEAICGLYGCRFKRDKTMNGLPVLMNDRLLTEQFVGRAGYLLGQEHVRLMEPLTLGEDFAIYLQSIPGVMWVLGVCPPIQDAMPPLHNPGFSPDEEAMRTGIVMLLDCVNRFPVN
- a CDS encoding DUF4153 domain-containing protein, whose protein sequence is MFIKFKKIRERFRKAVVFSPVEAVVSSVYFLTAVVSYYQHIGYDDFLGSFPICFCLIYAVNRFSRGTGWRWLYYISVLSIGGFWAWNLRLTDSIYWITLIVSQLLVLLSARAADNDAFVRNGLCYVRNMVAATVLALVGWLLAWAIYASVTYIFDLSANYRIMVYISQGVWFMVAPILFLMFGIRQNQEFIANSFLDVLLNFIVTPALMIYNLILYLYFVKIAVVWSLPKGGVAYMVLAFILLLLAVKSIQPVLRRRYYDWYYRFFSLWVVLPLAMLWISVLFRVGEYGWTEWRVYLMLSACMATFTAVLFMIPRWSNYKWVVLGVLATLAVFTYIPGINAGDLGLRSQENRIRTVLYPETGERWNDGTDSVVSARYMMLYNSSRYVQSRKSAEYMRERFGFDCEYLEENIPEKVKDDWGWNGVDDEMLYLVYPYGATFDISGFDSLRQILNNAVGGGVYYEFEDNRFRLISRSDTLVDVDIHFLLKEKLAEVGVDTTGGLSQEQVGEFHEFLCTYDIGRLRVIFGEICIDEKDMAIISLSPRFLLTRKKMK
- a CDS encoding cytochrome-c peroxidase is translated as MRNSYILLCCLFVLLSACREEQPRKLTPKEQLGKLIFFDTALSNPPGQSCATCHTPANGFADTLSRPISEGAVKGLFSNRNSMTICYSSFVPALSYDQEEETYIGGLFWDGRVNDLQAQAGQPFVNPLEMGNTDHLMITRKIRQAPYYPELTAIYGETDNSDTLYAHITDALAAYQSSAEVNPFSSKYDAYLAGKYHLTKQEKEGLELFEKKALCAECHILTPDPKAGKVLFTDHTYDNLGIPRNPENPYFTLPAEYNIQGESYIDLGLGAIVNDSTENGKFRVPTLRNIALTAPYGHNGYFKTLEEIVHFYNVRDVSNEFPPAEYPATVNYDELGNLGLSPEEEAAIVTFLLLLTDE
- a CDS encoding TPR end-of-group domain-containing protein, with the protein product MKKRFFFLCCFGLCFLLGGFMVCHWQSGMAQTQQDRLQTALKQVRGVFDDVVRVMGLSDYPKAVELSYQLLGQIEDEPAFKPYIKKQLKSRVYYNLACAYALAGERKKAAEVLGESLENGFDDYEHIMTDTDLNPIREEAEFKKLLQGLRQSRDYVTMLQKAFYTGVSFSDTLRFTYQPEDDPELAEIRKYFNLDSIAGEGDEISRIKNLLAWVHNAVRHDGNSYSPEQRNAIDLIRICRTENRGINCRMMAIILNECYLAMGFPSRFVTCLPKSETDTDCHVITIVYSRMLHKWIWMDPTFKAYVSDEDGMLLGIAEVRERLVMGKPLVLNEDANWNNRTRQTKESYLDRYMAKNLYWFECTKDSRRDVESVDGRPSEYVSLLPKDFRHKYASGYMTSNPDYFWQTPE
- a CDS encoding M13 family metallopeptidase, whose protein sequence is MNTKLYLPVLALALTTVACGGGKKDVAGIDPANLDTTVMPGTDFYQYACGGWMKAHPLTAEYARFGSFDLLAENNREQLKSLIGELAAKPEAPGSVAQKIGDLYNVAMDSVKLNADGVEPIRGELEKIAAITDVKEMSEIVAEMRRKGFDAYFVLGVGADEKNSAMNIVYAYQSGMSLGEREYYLDNDDHTREIREKYREHVANMFRLAGFTDEEARKDADAVLKVETMLAEAAYDNVKLRDPQANYHKMKVTDLKREVPGIDWDVYLAAAGLGGIEELNVGQPEVLKAVADIWNKLPLNEQKAYLQWKVLDEAGSYLSDAFAAESFDFYGKTLSGQQQIKPRWKRAVGTVNGVLGEAVGQMYVEKYFPAAAKERMTALVANLQSALGERIKNLTWMSEETKAKALEKLSTIYVKVGYPNKWRDYSGLEIKDDSYWGNIMRSNEFDYNYMIADAGKPVDRDRWFMTPQTVNAYYNPTTNEICFPAGILQYPFFDMNADDAFNYGAIGVVIGHEMTHGFDDQGRQYDKEGNLADWWTETDAVNFGAGTQKLVNHFDSIEVLPGLFANGKLTLGENIADHGGLQVAYTAFKEATAGKELPVIDGFTPEQRFFLAYANVWAGNIRDEQIRVQTKSDPHSLGRWRVNGALPHINAWYEAFGIQEGDPLYLAPEKRAVIW